The nucleotide window aacgacatttctgccaagtaacattatgcaatacaaaaatatgtcaaaactttctgcaacacaatatgGAACcgtgttatggctcctctacacgatggcccagcgctggaccagcgagatggccatgcggtggttgagagcacgcactattttattttcttttttctttttatttttatagaaaaaggTGGTCAATATTTACATACCGATTCAcgtaaaaattaacaaaaaaattaacatttttctataattacctgtaaaaaaatataaattaataacttaattAATCAGTTCCTTCATTAAAACATACATccctttataaattataatattacaacCCCCTGATATAACAACAGTTGAACATTTTAATCAAACAATTCAATCTATTTCAATAAAttactttcattttatttcacatttgatttccatttcatttttaataatttcatgcGACCTTTTGTTTACATCGACTTTTACATATCTCACAAAATCTAGTAAgctacaaaaataacaaaaatgtacaattaaacattttacaataattcagtaaatgtttcaaaataataaataaaaacacaattacACTTTTGCACTAACAAAATTGATGTATGATTGTCGTATTTCAAAAttcgtatttaaataaataaatataaaattagaattataattaatttaaaaactacttAATTCTCACTTTTGAAAAGGGAaatatggaatgggccacgtgtagagatgcgtacgcaccatcgctggcccactacctttgccGTGCGGATAATAAACCGACACCGTGGGCATCCCATTGCCATCCCGCCGcaccataagccatccgacaccactacctctacacgctggcccgaCTTAGTGGGTCAgtatggcccatcgtgtagaggggCCATAATAACTATACTAATAGGAAATAACAAATATACTGTAGCCCCGGATTGGGCTAGCATAGAAGACgaggtaccgtcaaccggggtgaatggGGCTGGCtagggtgaatagggacaaaacttaaaatgtgatttacctgaaaATTTCTTAAGACATACCCACACAACttgtatcattcgattgaaaataatagtagttttGTATGATTCAATTTGAGGACGTTTAGGTGCTGAGTGGCATTGGATTGTTGTATTAAAATTCTAGGCTCTAAGTTCTCAATTTTTAATTCCTAATAATTTTTTCTCTTGTCTCCTTCTCAATTCTCTAATCTTAAAATCCTTAAATTCTTGGTTCCTGATTCCTGAAAAATGATTTCTAATTCCTGATTCCTTATTCCTGATCACTAATTCTTGATTCCTGATCACTGATTCttaattccttttttttattcataagcCATAAATATAATGTGTAGTTACATGATGCTATGCAATGAACAGAGAATCAATAATACAGTTTTACCCAGAGGGTAATGTAGCTCGATATTTACATATTACCCCTGATTTCTGATTTTTGATTCCTGACTCTTCATTCTTTATTCTCtctcacatacacacacagtACCCATTTCTGACAATAAAggaatcttatcttatcttatcttatcttatatcaattcaaaactctaaattcCGAACTAATTTATTTTCCAGGAACCACCAACTGCCCGAGAGCCCCCCCGACTCCGGCTCGGAGAACCCCTACAGCCCCGACACCACCCACATACCGGTCCTACCAGAATACGTGGTCCCCTCGCACCTGCAGGAGCTGGTGCCGGGAGACTACATGTACGAGGAGCTGAAGGACAACCTGGATGTTGTGGTGATGCCGGGAGAGGTGGAGCTGGGGGGTAGGCTAGAGGGGATATATCCTAGGTAAGatttaataaactaataaactgACTATGACTACCAATCTAAGTTCGATATGGggaagaccggcatataaaatttattgcagGGAAGGCCGTCATAGGACCTCTCTTCAATATTTGTATACATACGTCGCTCAGATACAGAGAAAGAAAGAGCTTCACTCCTGCctcttttgacgaccggtctggcctagtgggtagtgaccctgcctatgaagccgatggtcccgggttcgaatcccggtaagggcatttatttgtgtgatgacacagatatttgttcctgagtcatggttgttttttatgtatttaagtatttatatattatatatatcgttttctgagtacccacaacacaagccttcttgagcttacagTAGCGCATaatcaataaatcaatattttaataggacatttttacacaaattgactaagaatttgtgtaaaaatgtcctattaaaatattgatttattgattCTGCGCTACTATtagtggagtatgtgtacaaacgcaaTATAGACGAAAGAACATGtagacggtcttctccacatttaTTTTACTCATAATATTAGCCCGATATGTAGTTGAATCATTACCAGGCCATTTCTTTTGCCAGGTACAACCAAATGCGGGTAGACCTTCCGGAGCTAGACCAGACCATCATCAGCCCTCAACTGGTGTCCCTTGGCCATGAGACCTTAACACCAGTTTACACCACCCTGCAAGAACCAAGCACCAAAAAGAGGAAGCACTCACAAGATGTTTCACAAGTCAAGTGTGAACCAGGTTGGTTTCTTTTCTATCATAACTAcaacttataaaacaaagtccccgccgcgtctatctgtctgtgtgtatgtatgttcgcgttaattattattattatttcctttatttattttaagtcttaggttagggttttataacatgcatataaaagtaaaatacaaaaacacttacaaaacattacaaaaaatatataaacacattataaaaaacctaacctagggtgccgccggcagcggggcagggcccaagctgccggtggtcagggccgcagagagaggaaccggcggactatccgcgccgtgtccaagatcaccgccttctgcatctgacccttgatccaaccacctagcgagagtctctcaaggtgttggtcgagactcttcgctatgagaccgttcgctgaaacgactatcgggacaatgatcgtcgaatcaacatcccacatggcggttatctcgtgagccaagtctaggtacttactggacttgtccttctcggctttcacgagattctcatcatgggggatggtgatatcgacgagcacggcccggcgctgcgatcgatctattatcacaatgtcaggcttattggctacaatagtcctgtcagtgatgatagatcgatcccaatagagcgtggcacgaccattctcgagaactggcacaggtaaatacttgtagtacggtacttcgcagtccacaaggccgtatagaagagcaagctgctggtgaataatcctggctacgagattatgtctgtgcaagtactcgccgttagcaagatgagaacaaccggaaatgatatgcctgagtgactctccgggacggcggcatgcccgacaaatgtcgaccgtaccgtccttcaggatatatttccgatagttgttcgtcatcataacttcgtccgcaattgcacaggcaaaaccctcggtttctccgaagaggtccccgaatcgtaaccagttcaccgacgcgagcaggtctacatcgggtcccgtgagggccttgtagaaccgcccgtgtagcaccttactctcccataccgccctgcggcccgcagtactttgtaccacaggtttgtgccagttctcgtttgccaaggcgagcggcgtgaagttcctgtccactgccaccacatcacgatgcatcccacactcgttgttaaggaaataattcctgagattgcacacctcgcggttgtggagatctttggcgttaaggaagcctcgacctccacacttcgtgggatgtacaatctcataactgacgagcgtgggtgtagcatacggtgtgtagTGAGcattagacggaccctccgatccagggcgtccagctcggtctgagtccaccttagtatgccaaaggagtatatgagtaagggcattacccaggcgttgaaggcgcgcactttgttgcctcctgacaaaagactgttaaggacttttgtgagccgactgaaaaagcgctcctttaccgaccgtctaataacctcgccctcaatacctaacgactgtgacataccaaggtatttataggtttctgattcagagatagatctgaaagacattgtctcagaaagttgtaaatttgttgaatttacaacctcccccagctgtacatgcataaccgcacacttatcgacaccaaactccattctgatggcggtactgaaaacttctgttgttttcaatagcaccatcaagtcttggttatttggttattattattattattttctttcttgTTCTTGACATTCGACAATACATAGGTTGGCCCTAGCTATGTATAcattgacatctctttttttgtgacatttgttttatttattaattttatattctattatttgatttcCGTTCTAATTTtaagttgacgatcttttagtgaaagcctttgttttatccctACTGTGTTTTACAGTGTtaaatactgtgcctttttctttaagaaataaatatatctaatctaatctaatctaatctaaactCGAAagctactgaacggattttcatgcggttttcttttattaatatagTAATTCTTGAGAAAGgtgtaggtgtataatttgtgacgtattcaatcaaaaggtaccacattgtcgcttaccataaggacgaaaattgcttgtatctttatacgaaaaacctgccagAGCGTCGTTATggaaagcgacaatgtggtaccttttgcttgaaatgacacatttattaaggttttgtgtaacccgtgctaagccggggcgggtcgctagtttcaGTAAAAATATACTGCTTGGTCGTTCCACAAAAACATCtaactactgtccgcgcgcgaattccgtgcacggctgaggaatgttaggaatgttgggcgtcatgacagagtgatggtgactggtgtcattttgtacgtacgggcgcggcgcacactcCTCCACTTCcccgacctccgaatgcacggaattggcgcgctgACAGTAAGTACTCGTGCTTTATAGGGGAACTGATGCGTATGGCAGCTACCTCTTAATAACCTGCAGTAATCTGTattaaatatcatcatcatcttcctcgcgttgtcccggcattttgccacggctcatgggagcctggggtccgcttggcaactaatcccaagaattggcgtaggcactagtttttaagaaagcgactgccatctgaccttccaacccagaggggaaactaggccttgttgggattagtccggtttcctcacgatgttttccttcaccgaaaagcgactggtaaatatcaaatgatgaatctgtattaaatatatatcgTTGAATTTAATGCTAAATTATCAAACGTTATCATGGCAAATATTAGTTTCTTGGCTTtatcaaatgttaaaaaatagcTTCGCTTACCCGACACGTTTCTGGAATACCCTTGCTGAACAAAGGATTTCTAGGGCACGGTCATACCCTGCCCGTGTCCAGCTATTTTGACATCCTTTCATCTTTTTGAGGGCTTTGCCTCTTCGCGTTAAGTTTTAATAAGTATCTAAAGCCtggccaggaatatatgatcacgcgccatgttgcggaatttcactggaactaattttttcagtcgccctatacatgagaatgaacagcgccctcttgacaatgatcatatggggcattttctatgaaaagggaccttattgtcgatggcgcttacgccacacagcgtcgcgcggcattgtatttatatcggagcatcgtttataatggcgtaagcgccatcgacaataaggtccctttttatagaaaatacgacatatattactggtcaggctttatatataatgtcgcaacagtagcGGCAGTTGTCATACGGACGTCACCTTATAATATGATTAGCCTAATGTAATGACTGTTTttctaaataagtttttgtaatttaaaaaatccagCAGCCTTATCACCAGAAACGCACGTCCGCCCAGCGCCACCATCCGTAGACGGATCAGAGGCAGGAGATGACGTGCCCCTCCAGTGCATCAGATTTGCACCCTTCCAGCAGAACTTATGGCACACGCTGCATGACTGCAACCTGAAAGCACTGTAAGTATATTTAACTTGTAATACGCCGTTTAAACTTTGTTTATGAGCTCCTAATTACAGTGATCAAAGACAGTGAATCTAATATACTTCTGAGAGCTTGTGCAACTATACAATTAGGTTCTATCTGATCAAATAGACCACCGCAGAACAGACTAACTTTTTCATAAAAGTTTATGTCAATCCAACGTTAAGTCCTAAGACTACAAGCCAAATACGGGAGGACGTGTTTGACGAATAACATCCAGGTGGTTACGACCCTTAGCCTTATGTgactgataaacaaaaataatacttataatctATGTTATACCCATGGATGTAAGTATAAGGAGTTATACCTAAGTCATTGAGATGAATGTATATACACATGTGAAAGATGGTGTCttgaaactacaaaaaaaaaagatatgtaCTGTGTTCCCACACCTTTTATCTTGATAGACCAGGCAGTTTCTATTGTTTTCTGATTAttagggcgttttctaaaataaatattgaaaacatgATTCTGACACATCCTGGGTtattgggttctttcaactcagaatcactagcatactTATTCAatcctgataaaaaaaaatgtcccaaatttttttatgaaaattgtacattccactacgtcacgcccacaagtaaaaataaaattcacactaaaacgtgacgtaatggaatggacattttgggacatctttttttaatggcaggatgaagaatgttttaataacaaaactttcgtgagacacagacatattaaatatattaataacgggtcactcacgtgttttaagtcgaaaacacgtggtcgagcgttttcgactttaaacacgtgagtgacccgttattaatatatttaatatggagAATGTTGtcaattctgagtagaatgagccccaGAATGtcaagatttgaaagaatcaggttttcaatatttattttagaaaacgcccctTAACATCCATTTCGTTTTATAAACAACTTTTGCTTATAACTCTTTTCTCCAGCCAACCCCCCTCCTACGTCGTCGGCGCCGACAAAGGCTTCAACTTCTCCCAGATCGACGAGGCCTTCGTCTGCCAGAAGAAGAACCATTTCCAAGTCACCTGCCAGATCCAGATGCAGGGCGACCCGCATTACGTCAAGACGAACGAGGGGTTTAAGAAGATTAGCGGGTTTAGGCTGCATTTTTATGGTGTCAAAGTGAGTACATAAAATATATCCTTCAGAGCCTACAATCCTCAACCGCATTTGGACGATGGCTCGGAAATTACCGTGGCAATTGTGTAAACTCTATTATAATGTACGGCTCATTTAGACGCGCCTTCACTGCTAAAGGGTCAACGTCACACGAAAGAGTTGCAACAGGCTTCCCTTCTTGTTTACTTTCATAGAGTATCTTATGCTTCTAAAGGTGGGTTCCCACGGCCCGTTGTTTCACAAATCTGACCGCGCCTCAGATCGTGGGAACGGTCGCGTCCAATAAGGCCTGAGGTCGCCTGTCGTCACCCACTCCCGACGGATAGCCACACAGGCATCCACAGGCGTGCCTGACCTGTAATAACACGTCGGGCCGTGGGAACCCACCTCAAGCTGAAATACTTACTTTTAGGCCGAGGATCCCAGTCAAGAAGTGAGGGTAGAACAAAGCCAATCTGACCGCACGAAGAAACCTTTCCATCCTGTACCGTAagtatatcatttatttcataatctTCTATTTTCTTTGACTATAATATACAGGAAGTTTTTTTGCCTTTTGGATATTCCCGTACGTAAATATATAAAGGTAGTCATCaactttacatatttttataccacgtcagtggcaaacaagcatatgatCCGCTTGATGATAAAGTCGTTACTGCTGCCTGCAACTCCTTTTAGAAACCTATAAACTCCTCTTACGAAGAATGTAGTCGCTCAAGAAAGCCTTCGTAACGGGGTTCATTCTGCAGCCCCATtgttaggggggggggggggaattgtttcatagaaaatacctcAGCTGAATAAGCCATTTTTTTCTCGTGGTTGACTAACTATCttcctagacttatattgaccgggatatagaccgtgattaccttttgtattatttatgagttcaGTTTATGAGTTCTTgggaactcataaataatacaaaaggtaataatcacatataagtctagtgaaactaaccgtgaatcattcaaaactctaattactATCTTCCTTCAGAGTGGAACTTAGACGCGAAGGAACGAAAGTCACCGTCGGCCGCCTCCACTTCGCAGAGACCACAAACAATAATATGAGGAAGAAGGGACGACCCAACCCTGACCAGAGGCATTTCCAATTGGTGGTGGCTCTGAGAGCATATGTTCCTAGCGGGGACGTTATGATCGCTGCCAGCGCTAGCGACAGGATTATTGTCAGGGTAAGTTTAATATGATAAATATGGCGGAATCAATAGATAAAGAGATTGACTGTGCTAGGCAGGTGAGTGCTTCATCCTACACCATGGAAGGTAGGTGCTAGGGGTAATAGAATGACTTCTAACTTCAATGTGAAGAAGATAGAACCAACATAGGTCAAAGCATAGACATTCAGatcagaaataatttatttaatttatttatttcaataaaacacttaaatacaatattttcgccaagctgaagacagtttgttggcgattaGTGCGCTCTTACTTTTATGTGTGCTTTCTTCTTATCTTTTATGTGTACTTTTATGTGTTTTTTCTTGCTAAAATGCAAACGTATATACGATATCCTGCGATTTTGACTCAATATTCATAAAAATTGT belongs to Cydia strobilella chromosome 27, ilCydStro3.1, whole genome shotgun sequence and includes:
- the LOC134753464 gene encoding uncharacterized protein LOC134753464, with the translated sequence MDLMTDLSTICPGLIDELEAYMAPVGDYPPDRRLGNHQLPESPPDSGSENPYSPDTTHIPVLPEYVVPSHLQELVPGDYMYEELKDNLDVVVMPGEVELGGRLEGIYPR